One segment of Coffea arabica cultivar ET-39 chromosome 7c, Coffea Arabica ET-39 HiFi, whole genome shotgun sequence DNA contains the following:
- the LOC140010201 gene encoding cytochrome P450 71AU50-like: protein MHKFKLEHTLRLKLRERIIIKIKMSSAFIWTTFILVAAVLLLDSLWRKKKNKKLPPSPRGLPILGHLHLLGKNPHHDFHKLSKQHGPIMHLRFGFVSNIIVSSPHAAEQFLKTYDLVFASRPPHEAAKYISFGQRNLSFGQYGPYWRNMRKLCTLNLLSNFKINSFQSMRMQELELLLESFKQAARNCGVVDISAEVAALNANMSCLMVLGKKYADKEFDERGFKAVIKEGMQLSATPNLGDYYPYLGVLDIQGLTRRMKAIGKVFDEFFEKIIDEHEQYANQTRHVDDFVYTMLALMKSGETEFQFDRRHIKAILLDMLAGSMDTSATVVEWIMAELLKNSRVMKKVQQELDEKVGLDRMVEESDLDNLRYLDMVVKEALRLHPVAPLLIPHAAIEDCTVDGFHIPKDSRVIINVWAIGRDPNAWSDPDMFIPERFSGNSIDIRGHDFQLLPFGSGRRGCPGIQLGLTVVRLLVAQLVHCFTWELPNGMLPSELDMTEEFGLVVTRAKHLMAVPTYRLSK, encoded by the exons ATGCATAAATTCAAGCTAGAACATACCTTAAGACTCAAACTTAGAGAAAGAATtatcatcaaaatcaaaatgtCTTCAGCCTTTATCTGGACAACTTTCATACTAGTTGCAGCTGTTCTTCTCCTCGATTCATTgtggagaaagaaaaagaacaagaaattgCCCCCTAGTCCAAGAGGCCTTCCTATTCTAGGACATCTTCATCTTTTGGGGAAAAATCCTCACCATGATTTCCATAAGCTGTCCAAGCAACATGGCCCTATCATGCATTTACGTTTCGGATTTGTATCAAACATCATTGTTTCATCTCCTCATGCGGCTGAGCAATTCCTGAAAACATATGATCTTGTTTTTGCTAGTAGGCCGCCTCATGAGGCTGCTAAATATATCAGTTTTGGCCAAAGAAACCTATCCTTTGGGCAGTATGGTCCATATTGGCGCAACATGCGCAAATTATGCACCTTAAATTTGCTTAGTAACTTTAAGATCAATTCATTTCAGTCTATGAGAATGCAAGAGCTTGAATTGCTTTTGGAATCATTCAAACAGGCTGCTCGTAATTGCGGCGTTGTTGATATTAGTGCTGAAGTTGCTGCTCTGAACGCGAACATGAGTTGCTTGATGGTCCTCGGGAAGAAGTATGCTGACAAAGAATTTGACGAGAGGGGCTTCAAAGCTGTTATTAAAGAGGGGATGCAATTATCTGCAACACCCAATCTTGGAGATTACTATCCTTATCTCGGAGTACTTGACATTCAAGGCTTGACCAGGAGAATGAAGGCTATTGGCAAAGTTTTTGATGAATTCTTTGAGAAGATTATTGATGAACATGAGCAATATGCAAACCAAACTAGGCATGTAGATGACTTTGTCTACACCATGTTGGCCCTCATGAAATCAGGAGAAACTGAATTCCAATTTGATCGCCGCCACATCAAAGCCATTTTGCTG GACATGCTTGCAGGATCAATGGACACTTCAGCTACAGTTGTTGAATGGATAATGGCAGAACTCCTGAAAAACTCCCGAGTAATGAAGAAAGTCCAGCAAGAGTTGGATGAAAAAGTAGGCCTAGACAGGATGGTCGAGGAATCAGACTTGGACAACCTAAGATACTTAGACATGGTTGTAAAGGAAGCGCTAAGGCTTCATCCTGTGGCACCATTACTAATCCCTCATGCAGCCATTGAAGATTGCACTGTTGATGGTTTCCACATACCGAAAGATTCACGAGTAATTATCAATGTTTGGGCAATCGGGAGAGATCCAAATGCGTGGTCTGATCCTGACATGTTTATACCAGAAAGGTTCAGTGGGAACAGTATAGATATAAGAGGACATGATTTCCAGCTTCTTCCCTTCGGCTCAGGTAGAAGAGGTTGCCCTGGAATTCAACTGGGGCTCACTGTAGTTCGTCTTCTAGTCGCACAATTAGTCCATTGTTTCACTTGGGAACTTCCGAATGGGATGCTGCCTTCAGAGCTGGACATGACCGAGGAATTTGGCCTTGTAGTGACAAGGGCGAAGCATCTGATGGCTGTTCCAACCTATCGATTGAGCAAATAA